The genomic interval CGCTGGGTCCCCTCGCCGACGTCGAACAGGAACCGCTCGCCCTCCCGCCGCAGACAGACCGCACTCGTGTTGCGCTCGGTCGTCGGGATGGCCCCGCTGGTCCCGAGGAACGTGACGTGCATACTCCCGATTCGCCGTGGGCGTCGGATAGCGGTGTCGAATCGCCCGACGTGCGGGAAGCTTTTTCACGGCAAATCGTCTCTCGGTAGTATGACTGGCGAGTCGTGGCGCGAGAAGGTCATCGCGATACTGCCGATGCTCATCCTCGGTCTCGGCTTCCTGGACCTCTTCATGGACGTCCTCCCCGGCGTCCCGTTCTACCTCGTCTTCGTCGTTGGGTTCGCCGTCGTCCTCCCTATCGCGGCCATCCTGCTCAGCGTCGAGGACGACGACGGAGACGGCGACGGCGAGTTCGTGAGCGGGTTCGAACGCGAGATGGAGCGGTTCGGCCACCGGATGGAACGGTTCGGCGAGCGGATGGAGCGGACGTTCGAGGGCACCCCTCGACGAGACGGACGAGAGGGGCGAGACCGACGAGAGAACGACACCCACCGACAGACCGGCGCTGACGACGTTCCAGACGCCGAGACGAACAACCGCGACGCCATCGAGACGCTCCGGCAGCGCTACGCGAACGGCGACCTCACCGACGCGCAGTTCGAGGCGAAACTCGACCGCCTGCTGGAGACCGACACCCCCGAGAACGCCCAGGAGTGGCGCGAACGAGAGCGCCACCGGGAGCGAGCGGGGGACCGTTAGCGGTAGCACGGCACACGCCGCCGTCGAGCCGAATTCCACCGTCTGGCGACGGCGCGAGTCGTGTGCGTGAGGATTCCGCCATAACCGACGGCGGACTGTCCGTCCGATTCGACCGTCTGCAACCTCGTGATGCGGCCAATACTGCCGTTTTCCACCCGCCGACTCGCACCGGGCGAACGAGTCGGATTCGGAGAACGACACGTCAGTAAACCGACCGAAATTCACGTGAAACCGCAGTACTACGGCGGTGTCGTCCGACTCGGTATAGCCACACAGCTTATGTACGAAGCCGTGACTATCTCGGGCCGTAATGAAACGAGCGGCAGCCGCGGTGCTGGTTGTCTCGATGCTGGTACTCGCGGGCTGTTCCGCGACGCTCCCCGGAACGAACGCCGAGGAGACCGGGACGGTACAGCTGTACGTCAGCGACGAGCGGAACGCCATCGACCAGTTCTCCCGTCTCGACGTCACCGTCACGGGCGTCGCCTTCCGGACGGCCGAGCAGTCGCCCGAGGCCGCGACGACGGCGACGAACGTCACCGGGAGCGGGTTGCCGACCGACGCGACCGATGCGACCGACGACTGGGAGCGCCACGCCGTCGAGAACGTCACCGTCGACCTGACCCGGTTGCAGGGCGAGAACGCGACTCGCCTCGGGAACCTCACCGTCGCGAGCGGCGACTACGGCGCCGTCCGGCTGGACGTCGCCGCGGCCGAGGGGACCCTGCAGGACGGCGAGCGCGTCGACGTGACGCTGCCGAGCGACCGACTGCGACTGGACGACCGGTTCACGGTCGAGTCGGGGAGCGAGGTCGAGTTCGTCTTCGACGTCACCGTGGTCGACGCGGGCGACAGCGGGCGGTTCGTGCTGAAACCGGTCGCCAGCGAGTCCGGGACCGACCGGACCGTCCGACTCGTCGACGCGACGGTCGACACCCCGCTCGCCGCCGGCGCGAACGTCGGCGATCAGTCGGGGACCGGAGCGAGGACGAGCGAGGACCTCGAACTGCACGTGGACGGGATGCCCGCACCCGGACAGACGGTGACCGTCCGGGCGACGAGGGACGACGCCCCGGTGACGGGCGCACGGGTCCTCGTCGACGGCGAATCGGTGGGGACGACGGACGCCGACGGGGCGCTCGACGTGACGCTCCCGTCGAGCGGTGAGACCACGCTGCGCGTCGAACACGGCTCGGCGTCGGTCGACGCGCACCTGGTGTTCGGCTGAGCGGCCGGAACGCACGACGTAACAGCCGTCGCTCGCCTCCCGTCTCCCCGGTCGGACGCCGCAGACCGACCGATTGATAGCCGTCGGTCGGCACCCTCCTCCATGGACGCCCCGCTGTGGACCGAGACGCACGCGCCGTCGCTCGAGGACCTCCCACAGGCCGGGGTCCGCGACGCGCTCGGGCGGGCCGTCGACGAACCGATGAACGTCGTCGTCTACGGACCCAAGGGGTCGGGCAAGACCGCCGGAGTCCGCGCGCTCGCCGACGCGGCCCACGAGAGCGAGAACGACTACGTCGAACTGAACGTCGACGACTTCTTCTCCCGGCGGAAGACGGAGATAAAGAACGACCCCCGGTTCGAGCGGTTCCTCGTCGGCCGCTCGCGCATGTCGAAACGCGACATGATCAACCACGTCCTCAAGGAGTCCGCGAGCTACGCTCCCGTCTCTGGGTCCTACCGGACCATCCTGCTCGACAACGCCGAGGCCATCCGCGAGGACTTCCAGCAGGCGCTGCGCCGGGTGATGGAGCGCCACCACCGGACGACGCAGTTCGTCATCGCCACGCGCCAGCCATCGAAGCTCATCCCGCCCATCCGCTCGCGCTGTTTCGACGTCCCCGTCCGCGCGCCGACCCACGACGAGGTGGTCGGCGTCCTCGAACCCATCGTCGAGGCGGAGGACGTCGAGTACGACGACGACGGCATCGAGTACGTCGCGGGCTACGCCGAGGGGGACGTCCGACGGGCCATCCTCGGCGCACAGACGACCGTCGAGCAGGAGGGCGAACTGACGATGCAGACCGCCTACGAGGCGCTCGGTCAACTGGGCCTGACCGCCCGCGTCGAGGAGATGCTGGACGCCGCACTCGACGGCGAGTTCTCGGACGCCCGGAAGACGCTCGACGACCTGCTGGTCGACGAGGGGTACGACGGGGGAGAGATACTCGACGACCTGTTGCGCGTCTCGCGGTCACGCCGGTCGGGTCGTGAACTGGCCGAACTCCACCGCCTCGCTGGCGAGGTCGACCTCGACCTCGCGGAGGGGACGAGCGACCGCATCCACCTCGCCCACCTGCTCGCAGAACTGGGTCGCTAGCGGGTCGAGGTGGAGGCGTCGTCGACCGGCCCCGACCCGCGTCGGGACGGGGTGACCTCGATTCGGCCGTCGGTAGTGATGGTCACCTCGAACTCCCCGACGGGGAACGTCACCCGGCCCTCGAACCGAGCGCTGCCGTCGTATATCTGCGTGTACACCCGTTCGAAGACGACCGAGTCTATCGCCTCGTCGAGGACCGTCCCGGCCGCCTCGACGTCGGTCTCCATCGCCTCCGCGAGACAGGAGAGCAGCGCCGGGACGAGCCCCGGCGACAGGCCGTCACTGGCGACCCAGACGACTCGCTCACCCGAGCGCTCGACGGCGTCACGCCCCCCGGAGTTCATCCCATCCCCCGATTCGTACTCCGACCATCGCTCAGTCGCTCTCCTCCTCGACGATGGTGTCCGGGGTCGAAACGTCGGCGGACGGCCGTCCGGTCCGCAGTGGGGTCCCGACCAGTCCGTTCTGGAGTGCGCTGAACAGCGGCAACGCTCTCGCACGACCGGTGAGCGAGACGCGGCCCGACTCCGGGTTCCGGTCGACCAGCCCCGCCTCGTCGAGCATCGGGAGGTCCACGTGCGAGAGTTCGAGGCGTAACTGGGTGCGGTCCGGGGGAGTATCGCCAGAGGCCGCCGTCTCGGCCAGGCGAGCCACCAGTTCGTCGACCGTCGTCCCCCCGGTGGTTCGCCGGAGTGCGTCGAGCACTCGTCGCCGTCGGTGGACGGCGAGAATCCGGTACAGTTCGTCCCACACTTCGGGTGAGTCCGTCGCGGTGATGGTATCCCCCATAGAAGCAATTGTAGGAAAGGAACGTATCGGAATTCGCCCAGTCTGCTAAAGGGTATTATATACGGAACGACTCACTGCAGGTCGGCCACGGACTGACTGAGCAGTGCGTTGGCGAGTACCTTGTTGTTGGCACGACGGACCCGTTCGGAGAGCGCCTGCTCGGAGATGTCCAGTTCGGTCGCCAGTTCGGCGAGCGTCACCTGCCGCGGTATCTCGAAGTACCCCTCTTCGAGGGCCAGTAGTATCGCCTCGCGCTGTGGGGGCGTGAGGTCGAACAGGTGGCCCTCCGCCTCGCCTTCGACGAGCGAGTACACCTTCTCGAGTCGGTACCGGATGTCGTGGTCGACGCAGTAGTTGTGGAACGCGGTCAGTCCGGTGTGGCTGTCGAACCGGATGCGGAAGTACCACTCCTCGTTCCCGCGCGCTTCGAGAATCGAGGCGTCCGTCTGGGCCATCCCGTGGATGAGGCTCTCGACTTCCTCCTCCCACTCGACCCGGTACAGCGCACTCTCGTCGACGTAGTCGAGCGCCGCGAGTTCCTTGACGTGCTCGCTCGCTCGAATCGTCTCCTCGAACTCCTCCAGGTCGCCCCCGTGGACCCAGATGTACGGCATCACCCGCCGCGATGCGGGAACCACCCGTTCTATCTCGACGTGCGTGTTCGGGTCACGCGACAGCACCTGCCCGAGGATGAACTCGTCGGCCCCGAGCGTGAACTCCGCGATGATGGTCATGGGGCCAGTTCCGTCCGGGCGGGGGATAACAGTTCAGCAGGCGACCCCCGTCGCGGTACTCGGGTGGCAGAGGCAGGTGGCGGGCTATTTGCCACGACCGGACGACACCCCCGTATGGACCGACTCGCCGATGGCGTCGGACTCGCCGTGGCCGTCGCCCGGGTCACGCTGGCGGAGAGACTCCGGTACCCGGCGGCGGCACTCGCGTACTACGGGTTCGTCTCGTTCGTCCCGCTCCTGTTGCTGGTGTTCGTCGCTGTCGGTCCGCGACTCGCCACCGAACTGTCCCGGGCCACTCCCCAGTTTCTCACTCCGGCGGTGCGGCAACTGGTCAACCAGTCGATAGCGACGGGCTCCGAGCGAACCAGTTCCGGCGTGCTCGCCGTGCTCGTGCTGGCCTGGAGCGGGGCGAACTTCGTCGGGGACGTCCGGACGGTCGTCGAGCGCATCGAGGGAGGCATCGAGAGTACGGTCCGCCACTGGCTCCGCGACGCCGTCGTCGTCCTCGGGAGCCTCGGGGCGGCCATCCTCGCCGTGGGTGCGACGAGTATCTTCTTCGCACTCCCGCCGAACAACGCCCTCAATCAGGTTTCGGCGTTCGTCGGCCTGTGGGTCGTCCTCTCGTTCGTCTTCCTCCCGCTGTACTACGTCCCGTCGACCGTGGTGACGTCGCCGCGGGCCGCGGTCCCCGGCGCGACCATCGCCTCGCTCGGCTGGACCATCATCCACACCGGCATCCACTTCTACGCGGTCAACGCCGGGAGCTACGCCGTCTTCGGCGTCCTCAGCGGCGTCGTCGTCATCTTCACGGCGCTCTACCTGTCGGCCTCGGTCCTGCTCGTCGGCATCGTCGTCAACGCCGAGGCCGCCGCCAGGTCCGTCGGCAGTAGCTAGCTCTGTCGGTCCCACATGCCGGCGGTCCCCCGAAGCCCACGGCGGCGAGACGGTACGAATTCGTGTCAACTGTGCGAACGTTTGTGGCCGTCGACCGTGAACGGACACGATGGTCAGCGATGTCCAGTAATCCATACGGTCAGTTCATGGGCGTCCCGATGAGCAGAGACGACGTCGACGCGCTGTTGACGTCCCGAGGGTACGGCATCGTCTCGCTCTGCCGCGAGGGCGCGCCGTACAGTCTCCCGATGTCGTTCGGGTACGACGGCGACCACGTCTACTTCGGGTTCATCGAAGACAGCCCGGACCCGACGAAACTGGAGTACGTCGAGGACGGTGCGACGGTCAGACTCCTCGTCACGGACGTCCGCGGCCGGTTCGACTGGCGGAGCGTCGCCGTCACCGGGCCGGTCGGGTCGCTCGACCGCGACGACGAGGCGGAGTGGGGCCACTTCGTCGACACGATGGACGACAACGCGTGGTTCCTGCGGGCGTTCGAGCGGTCCGACGCGGTCGAGGCGATCCACGGCTGGGAACTCGCCCCCGACGAGGTGCGGGGCATCGAGCGGACGGAGGAGGTCTACGAGTAACGAACGGAACGGTCTTGACGGGTCGTCACGCCAGCACGAGCGCGTACCGGTCGAGCGAGCGGTGGACGCGGTGACGGAACCGGTCCTCGACGGTCCAGCCGGCCGCCTCGGCCGCCTCGTCCCACTCGCGGTCGGCGACGAGGACACAGCGCGGCGCGACGCGGTGCGCTTCGCTCAGCGCCTCGGTCACGAGGTCTTCGAGGTCACCGACGACCTTCGACTGTCTGCCGTACGGCGCGTCGAAGACGACGGCGTCGCAGGAGTCGTCGGCGAACGGAAGACGGGTCGCGTTCGCGCGGGCGACGTCGAAGTCGACCGGTGGGTCGCCGACGCCGTCGCCAGCGTCTCCGTCGGTGGACTCGCCCGCGCCGCCGAGCGCCGCCGAGAGGTTCTCGTGGGCACCGCGGACCATCTTCCACTGGGCGTCGCTGCCGACGACGTCCGCGCCGACGAGGCTCGCCTCGATGAGCACGCCGCCCGTCCCGCACATCGGGTCCAGAACCCGGGCACCGGGACGCGCGCCAGCGATGTTGACGAGCGCTCGGGCGTACATCGGGTCCATGCTCCCCGGCTGGAAGAACGGCCGGTCGCTGGGGAGTCGCTCGCCGAAGCCGCGGTCGGTGCGCTCGGCCAGCCAGCCGATGGCACAGACCGTCTC from Halomarina salina carries:
- a CDS encoding helix-turn-helix domain-containing protein; its protein translation is MTIIAEFTLGADEFILGQVLSRDPNTHVEIERVVPASRRVMPYIWVHGGDLEEFEETIRASEHVKELAALDYVDESALYRVEWEEEVESLIHGMAQTDASILEARGNEEWYFRIRFDSHTGLTAFHNYCVDHDIRYRLEKVYSLVEGEAEGHLFDLTPPQREAILLALEEGYFEIPRQVTLAELATELDISEQALSERVRRANNKVLANALLSQSVADLQ
- a CDS encoding DUF7344 domain-containing protein; translation: MGDTITATDSPEVWDELYRILAVHRRRRVLDALRRTTGGTTVDELVARLAETAASGDTPPDRTQLRLELSHVDLPMLDEAGLVDRNPESGRVSLTGRARALPLFSALQNGLVGTPLRTGRPSADVSTPDTIVEEESD
- a CDS encoding SHOCT domain-containing protein — its product is MTGESWREKVIAILPMLILGLGFLDLFMDVLPGVPFYLVFVVGFAVVLPIAAILLSVEDDDGDGDGEFVSGFEREMERFGHRMERFGERMERTFEGTPRRDGREGRDRRENDTHRQTGADDVPDAETNNRDAIETLRQRYANGDLTDAQFEAKLDRLLETDTPENAQEWRERERHRERAGDR
- a CDS encoding AAA family ATPase, whose translation is MDAPLWTETHAPSLEDLPQAGVRDALGRAVDEPMNVVVYGPKGSGKTAGVRALADAAHESENDYVELNVDDFFSRRKTEIKNDPRFERFLVGRSRMSKRDMINHVLKESASYAPVSGSYRTILLDNAEAIREDFQQALRRVMERHHRTTQFVIATRQPSKLIPPIRSRCFDVPVRAPTHDEVVGVLEPIVEAEDVEYDDDGIEYVAGYAEGDVRRAILGAQTTVEQEGELTMQTAYEALGQLGLTARVEEMLDAALDGEFSDARKTLDDLLVDEGYDGGEILDDLLRVSRSRRSGRELAELHRLAGEVDLDLAEGTSDRIHLAHLLAELGR
- a CDS encoding YihY/virulence factor BrkB family protein translates to MDRLADGVGLAVAVARVTLAERLRYPAAALAYYGFVSFVPLLLLVFVAVGPRLATELSRATPQFLTPAVRQLVNQSIATGSERTSSGVLAVLVLAWSGANFVGDVRTVVERIEGGIESTVRHWLRDAVVVLGSLGAAILAVGATSIFFALPPNNALNQVSAFVGLWVVLSFVFLPLYYVPSTVVTSPRAAVPGATIASLGWTIIHTGIHFYAVNAGSYAVFGVLSGVVVIFTALYLSASVLLVGIVVNAEAAARSVGSS
- a CDS encoding DUF4382 domain-containing protein, producing MKRAAAAVLVVSMLVLAGCSATLPGTNAEETGTVQLYVSDERNAIDQFSRLDVTVTGVAFRTAEQSPEAATTATNVTGSGLPTDATDATDDWERHAVENVTVDLTRLQGENATRLGNLTVASGDYGAVRLDVAAAEGTLQDGERVDVTLPSDRLRLDDRFTVESGSEVEFVFDVTVVDAGDSGRFVLKPVASESGTDRTVRLVDATVDTPLAAGANVGDQSGTGARTSEDLELHVDGMPAPGQTVTVRATRDDAPVTGARVLVDGESVGTTDADGALDVTLPSSGETTLRVEHGSASVDAHLVFG
- a CDS encoding pyridoxamine 5'-phosphate oxidase family protein; the protein is MSSNPYGQFMGVPMSRDDVDALLTSRGYGIVSLCREGAPYSLPMSFGYDGDHVYFGFIEDSPDPTKLEYVEDGATVRLLVTDVRGRFDWRSVAVTGPVGSLDRDDEAEWGHFVDTMDDNAWFLRAFERSDAVEAIHGWELAPDEVRGIERTEEVYE
- a CDS encoding HalOD1 output domain-containing protein gives rise to the protein MNSGGRDAVERSGERVVWVASDGLSPGLVPALLSCLAEAMETDVEAAGTVLDEAIDSVVFERVYTQIYDGSARFEGRVTFPVGEFEVTITTDGRIEVTPSRRGSGPVDDASTSTR
- a CDS encoding methyltransferase domain-containing protein, which codes for MYVLELGGEDDRFARREAASACSAVRPLAAGLATARGVTDRVRTLALTHRASRLVGRTRGEGREGVTVADARTLLDAASIERESLPVVSDREGPLDDGTVAVRANDVRGLTDVSTQQVERELGSVLVERGFAVDLDDPDHELRALFARVAGDDGRRSNDGDDAEPGETVCAIGWLAERTDRGFGERLPSDRPFFQPGSMDPMYARALVNIAGARPGARVLDPMCGTGGVLIEASLVGADVVGSDAQWKMVRGAHENLSAALGGAGESTDGDAGDGVGDPPVDFDVARANATRLPFADDSCDAVVFDAPYGRQSKVVGDLEDLVTEALSEAHRVAPRCVLVADREWDEAAEAAGWTVEDRFRHRVHRSLDRYALVLA